AATGGGCTTTAAGAATATAATTACCTTTAGTAATGGAAAGGAGTGCTTGGATAACCTAAATCAAGAACCAAATTTTCTCTTTGTTGATTTTAACCTGGATGGTTTGACAGGTTATGAATTGCTTGGTGAAATTAAAAAATTAAGACCTCAATCGAATATAATAGTTTGTACTGCAACCAATTCCATTAATATCAATCAATTGCCACAATCGGATGGTTCTATTGAGTTGCTGCTTAAATCCAATTTAGACATTAAATCATTAAAAGGACTCATGAATTAGATCAATTAATTTCTATAAATCCTATCTACCCCTATGTTCCATGCCATTTACTATTTCTCATGCCGCTGCTTTAATTCCATTGAAACGATGGAATGTTAAAGTCTCTACTACAGCATTTGTTGTTGGATCTGTAGTTCCTGATTTTGAAAATTTTTTATTACTTAGGCATACCGATAAGTTTGCACATACTCTACCTGGTGTATTTCTATTTGATTTTCCTGCTGCATTGTTCTTTTGTTTCGCCTTTCATCTTTTGTTAAAAAGTTTGGTTATTGATATTTTACCAAATTATTATCGAAGCAGATTAGAGCCATATCGGAATTTTAATTGGCCTGAATTTTGTTATGAAAATGTAGTTTTAGTAATACGTTCTATATTTATGGGTATTGTTATTCATATGTTTCTTGATGGATTTACCCATGATCATGGAATATTTATTCAGGCTTTACCCATTTTAAGGTATAATATTCCCTGGTTAGATCATAAACCTGTATTTTTTATTCTTCAGATTATTCTGAGTTTTCTTGGAATTGTTTTACTTCAATGGTATGTATCTAAAATGCCTAGCCTTCCGGTTGTAAATCGTTGTGCTTCTGTTCGTTATGATATTTACCTTTTGCCAATTCTTGCTTTTTTCGTACTTATGGTTCGGGTGTTGGTAAATCCATATTATAATTCTACTACTGATTTATTAAAAGCCTGTATTGGAGCATTTATATACGCTGTCTTCATTGTTTCTATTCGCAGGCATATTATCAAAAAGAAATACATTTGGTAAGATGCTTTTTGGATTATTGGATTAGAACAGGTTGTGCCTCCTTTTGTTTCATAAGGCAATTCTATATTGCACGAATGATGGGTTTAGGATCGGCCAGGGATAGAGCCAGCTACCCCACAGCAATGCGCAGTGATAACGGAGCTTTGCGAGGAGTAGCGGCGAAAGCCCGGTGACTTGCGCCCTTGAAGACCATTGGGATTTACATCCTATGCCGGTGGGCGCAAGGCAGGACGCCAAATACAAAAAATAATGCTGAACCCTATTTTCTAAGCAGGAAATGAGTTGAACATGAATTAATACTTGAAATGCTATCCGAAATAGTTAATAAAAAGAAGGAGATTTGATTAAGAATCTGCTCGTTTTACCCGTTCCCAATTTACGGATTGGTTGTTTTTAAGGTATCTAGCAAAACCCATAAATACTGATAAATTCATAATAAAGAAGTAGTAAGGAATAAAGAGGATTTTGATACGAAGTGAACGATTTTCCAGAAACCAACCCGTAAGAGCCAGTATGTAAAATAGCACTTGCAATCCAAATAGAATAGGGTAGAGGTTGATAGTGAAAATGCCTTGTTTCCAGGCTAATACCCCATTAATAGGAAGTAGGAACAGGAGGGCAAGTGGGGTTAAAGTCCAACGTAAAACGCGGTGGGAAATATATTGAAAGGATAAGGTGCCAAATTTAAAGATATTGAGTAGAGAACGAAGCCGTACAACGGATTGGATACCTCCTGCCGAAATTCTTACTTTACGTTTTAATTCTTCTTTAACATTCGCTGATGCTGATTCAATAGCATATGCTTCAGGATCATATTGGATAGTGTAACCTTTTTGGGCAACTCTTAATGAAATAATGAAGTCGTCGAGTAATGTATCCTTTTCTACCTCTTGAAAAAGTTCGGTTCTGATGGCGAAAAGTTCTCCGGCAGCCCCAACCACGGAGTACCATTCGGCATCCCATTTTTTTAGAGTAGATTCATATTTCCAATAAATTCCTTCACCTGCTCCTGAAGCGGTATCCTGGTCCTTATTGATAATTCGTTTTTCACCTGATACACAACCTACCTTTTGGTCTTTAAAGAGGTTTACAATTCTCCGAATAGATTCTTTACCTAGCATGGTGTTGGCATCGGAGAAAACTACCAGCGGGGTGGTAACAAATTGAATTCCCCGATTCATGGCACCAATTTTTCCGTTACGTTCCGGTTTATGAAGTACAGTTGCATCGGGATAGGAATGAATAAGTTGGTCGGTTCCGTCGTCAGAGCCATCGGTAACCCAAACAATTCGAAGTTTATCTTTTGGATAATCCAACTCCAAGGAGTTTTTCATCTTCATTTCTACATAGTTTCTTTCATTGTATGCGGCAATGAAGAGGGTAACTTCGGGTTCGTAGTTAGGTATGATACT
The DNA window shown above is from Bacteroidia bacterium and carries:
- a CDS encoding response regulator — translated: MEKKIFIVDDDPFWTALLSGLLSKMGFKNIITFSNGKECLDNLNQEPNFLFVDFNLDGLTGYELLGEIKKLRPQSNIIVCTATNSININQLPQSDGSIELLLKSNLDIKSLKGLMN
- a CDS encoding DUF4184 family protein, which gives rise to MPFTISHAAALIPLKRWNVKVSTTAFVVGSVVPDFENFLLLRHTDKFAHTLPGVFLFDFPAALFFCFAFHLLLKSLVIDILPNYYRSRLEPYRNFNWPEFCYENVVLVIRSIFMGIVIHMFLDGFTHDHGIFIQALPILRYNIPWLDHKPVFFILQIILSFLGIVLLQWYVSKMPSLPVVNRCASVRYDIYLLPILAFFVLMVRVLVNPYYNSTTDLLKACIGAFIYAVFIVSIRRHIIKKKYIW
- a CDS encoding glycosyltransferase family 2 protein, whose amino-acid sequence is MQFLQILFWVLLFLVFYTYLGYGILLFLIIKIRRLLGIKRKQSIIPNYEPEVTLFIAAYNERNYVEMKMKNSLELDYPKDKLRIVWVTDGSDDGTDQLIHSYPDATVLHKPERNGKIGAMNRGIQFVTTPLVVFSDANTMLGKESIRRIVNLFKDQKVGCVSGEKRIINKDQDTASGAGEGIYWKYESTLKKWDAEWYSVVGAAGELFAIRTELFQEVEKDTLLDDFIISLRVAQKGYTIQYDPEAYAIESASANVKEELKRKVRISAGGIQSVVRLRSLLNIFKFGTLSFQYISHRVLRWTLTPLALLFLLPINGVLAWKQGIFTINLYPILFGLQVLFYILALTGWFLENRSLRIKILFIPYYFFIMNLSVFMGFARYLKNNQSVNWERVKRADS